The following proteins come from a genomic window of Lachnoclostridium phytofermentans ISDg:
- a CDS encoding SH3 domain-containing protein gives MEARISKNGKRILRGAMFGACFAMTVALFKTSVTYGNELKINALVSTTQDKDETYYLGKVTGGVNVRVGAGADKDQLVVANQSVKLKKGTEVTILSEVMVGNKAWYEVRFKLGKEEVVGFATSTYIEKTKKTITPTPMPTLTPEPTSTPTPVPTAVPTVEPTATPAKSTNEAGDNSTGSMILWIFGGISMLALGIVLTLSVRKKRKEDFEEAKEVSKKVDKLKNMVITKDIDEKDSADENPKKKAAGKFTKEGRPTRQPIAIQHTAEVYVKNSKLGDSNKFTDELAVTKEQVAEDFSVIKESLEKDSGEKNELRKAVQALREHDIVIHKYFGKGEVFDNSDVKLIEVRFGGDARFLNKEQLVTKKLLQITNERRR, from the coding sequence ATGGAGGCAAGAATAAGTAAAAATGGAAAACGAATCTTAAGAGGTGCAATGTTTGGAGCTTGTTTTGCGATGACAGTAGCACTTTTTAAAACTTCAGTTACCTATGGAAATGAACTGAAAATAAATGCATTGGTTTCTACAACTCAAGATAAGGATGAAACTTATTATCTTGGTAAAGTAACGGGTGGTGTCAATGTCAGAGTTGGCGCAGGTGCGGATAAAGACCAACTAGTCGTGGCTAATCAGAGTGTGAAATTAAAAAAAGGTACTGAGGTTACCATACTATCCGAAGTAATGGTGGGTAATAAGGCTTGGTATGAAGTTAGGTTTAAATTAGGAAAAGAAGAAGTAGTGGGTTTTGCAACGAGTACATACATTGAGAAGACAAAAAAGACAATTACTCCGACTCCAATGCCAACACTTACTCCAGAACCTACATCAACACCAACACCAGTACCAACTGCAGTACCGACGGTAGAACCTACTGCGACTCCTGCTAAGTCAACGAACGAAGCAGGTGATAACAGTACAGGGAGCATGATTTTATGGATATTTGGCGGAATTTCTATGTTAGCTTTGGGTATTGTGTTAACACTTTCCGTTAGAAAGAAACGAAAAGAAGACTTTGAAGAGGCTAAGGAAGTATCTAAAAAAGTTGATAAACTTAAGAATATGGTGATAACGAAAGATATCGATGAGAAAGATTCTGCCGACGAAAATCCAAAGAAAAAGGCAGCAGGAAAATTCACAAAAGAAGGAAGGCCTACACGCCAACCAATTGCGATTCAGCATACCGCTGAGGTTTATGTTAAGAATTCAAAACTCGGTGATTCAAATAAATTTACAGATGAACTTGCTGTTACAAAAGAGCAAGTAGCTGAGGATTTCTCTGTAATAAAAGAGAGTTTAGAAAAAGACAGTGGTGAAAAAAATGAATTGCGTAAAGCAGTTCAAGCACTTCGTGAGCATGATATTGTAATTCATAAGTATTTTGGTAAAGGGGAAGTCTTCGATAACTCGGATGTTAAACTGATTGAGGTTCGCTTTGGCGGAGATGCCAGATTCCTTAATAAAGAACAGTTGGTTACTAAGAAGTTATTACAGATTACAAATGAGCGTAGAAGATAA
- a CDS encoding ATP-binding protein produces MYKLLSKLVIYRNIGKDSILVRLADIIEQYQRGNLNKEDTIASIYTQIHNLLDIATEYGFNDNLWHNYLSYLLASVENPFSMSCEKIGAREGTVNKFAKGDFAIFKALFDYDFTPLEDELGIDCFNVITDYKAIEKNGKCYNRSVSEKVQVLSRKISEAKDEHEIFQIVTDFYKYYGVGMLGLNKAFRIGKDSDEFRLSPITNTEEVVLSDLIGYEIQKKKLVDNTKAFIGGKKANNVLLFGDSGTGKSTSVKAILNEYYPEGLRMIEIFKHQFKDLSTVISKIKNRNYKFIIYMDDLSFEEFEIEYKYLKAVIEGGLETKPDNVLIYATSNRRHLIRETWSDRSDMSKDELHRSDTMQEKLSLVARFGISINYSAPSQKEYFIIVEELAKKYNNFGLSKEDLIQKANMWELSHGGLSGRTASQFITYMLSQEHNYED; encoded by the coding sequence ATGTATAAACTGTTATCTAAACTAGTCATTTATCGTAATATCGGAAAAGACAGTATACTGGTACGTTTAGCAGATATTATAGAACAGTATCAGCGAGGAAATTTAAATAAAGAAGATACGATTGCATCTATCTATACACAGATACATAATTTACTTGATATCGCAACGGAATATGGTTTTAATGATAACTTATGGCATAATTATTTGAGTTATTTACTTGCCTCTGTTGAGAATCCTTTTAGTATGTCTTGTGAGAAAATAGGGGCAAGAGAAGGTACTGTAAATAAGTTTGCTAAAGGGGACTTTGCAATATTTAAAGCATTATTTGATTATGACTTTACTCCATTAGAGGATGAGCTTGGCATTGATTGCTTTAACGTTATTACAGACTATAAAGCAATTGAGAAAAATGGAAAGTGCTACAATCGTAGTGTTAGTGAAAAAGTTCAAGTATTAAGTCGTAAGATTTCAGAAGCAAAGGATGAACATGAAATCTTCCAGATTGTAACGGATTTTTATAAATATTATGGTGTTGGGATGCTTGGGTTAAACAAAGCTTTTCGTATAGGGAAAGACAGTGATGAGTTCCGATTATCACCGATTACGAATACGGAAGAAGTAGTGTTGTCTGATTTGATAGGTTATGAGATTCAAAAGAAAAAATTAGTTGATAACACAAAAGCATTTATCGGAGGGAAAAAGGCAAACAATGTTCTATTGTTTGGAGATAGTGGGACAGGAAAGTCAACTAGTGTTAAGGCTATTCTTAACGAATACTACCCAGAAGGACTTCGTATGATTGAAATCTTTAAGCACCAGTTTAAAGATTTATCAACAGTGATCTCAAAAATTAAGAATCGAAATTATAAATTTATTATTTATATGGATGATTTGTCATTTGAGGAATTTGAAATAGAATATAAGTATTTAAAAGCAGTGATTGAAGGTGGGCTTGAAACAAAACCTGATAATGTTTTAATCTATGCGACCTCAAACCGTAGACATCTTATTAGAGAAACATGGAGTGATCGTTCTGATATGTCAAAAGACGAGTTACATCGTTCTGATACGATGCAAGAAAAACTCTCTTTAGTTGCTAGGTTTGGTATCAGCATCAATTATTCTGCTCCATCTCAAAAAGAGTATTTTATAATTGTTGAAGAGTTAGCGAAAAAATATAATAACTTTGGTTTATCAAAAGAAGATTTAATCCAAAAAGCAAATATGTGGGAGCTTAGTCATGGAGGTTTATCTGGTAGAACAGCCTCCCAGTTTATCACTTATATGCTAAGTCAAGAGCATAACTACGAAGATTAG
- a CDS encoding glutaredoxin — protein MNVIMYGMNICPDCTEAMNVLQNHADITVEYREFTQATTHLKEFLKYRDTNSLFDKVKDDGNIGIPLFVMEDGFITLDVFEVINRRKQ, from the coding sequence ATGAACGTTATTATGTATGGAATGAATATTTGCCCGGACTGCACCGAGGCTATGAACGTACTACAAAATCATGCAGATATTACTGTAGAATATCGAGAATTCACACAAGCAACAACTCATTTAAAAGAGTTTTTAAAATATCGCGATACAAATTCATTATTTGATAAAGTTAAAGATGACGGGAATATTGGGATTCCTCTATTTGTAATGGAGGATGGATTCATAACACTAGATGTTTTTGAAGTAATAAACAGAAGGAAGCAGTAG